Proteins encoded within one genomic window of Sphingomonas sp. NBWT7:
- a CDS encoding pseudouridine synthase codes for MVLFNKPFDVLSQFTDRGSPTPRRTLSDYIDLPGVYPAGRLDRDSEGLLLLTDDGRLQARIADPRFKLPKTYLVQVEGLPDDAALDRLRTGITLADGPTRPAAVEAIEPPALWPRDPPIRYRAAIPDSWLRLTIREGRNRQVRRMTAAVGHPTLRLVRWRIGDWSLDDLAPGAWQLA; via the coding sequence TTGGTCCTGTTCAACAAGCCGTTCGACGTCCTAAGCCAGTTCACCGATCGCGGCAGCCCGACGCCGCGGCGGACGCTGTCGGACTATATCGACCTGCCCGGCGTCTACCCCGCCGGCCGGCTCGATCGCGACAGCGAGGGGCTGCTGCTGCTGACCGATGACGGCCGACTTCAGGCACGGATCGCCGATCCCCGCTTCAAACTGCCCAAGACGTATCTCGTGCAGGTCGAGGGACTGCCCGACGACGCTGCGCTCGATCGGCTGCGCACGGGCATCACGCTGGCGGACGGCCCCACCCGCCCCGCCGCCGTTGAGGCGATCGAACCGCCGGCTTTGTGGCCGCGCGATCCGCCGATCCGCTATCGCGCGGCAATCCCCGACAGCTGGCTGCGGCTGACGATCCGCGAGGGACGCAATCGCCAGGTGCGCCGAATGACGGCGGCGGTCGGGCATCCGACACTGCGCCTGGTGCGCTGGCGGATCGGCGACTGGTCGCTCGACGATCTGGCACCGGGCGCGTGGCAGCTCGCGTGA
- a CDS encoding TonB-dependent siderophore receptor, whose product MRQYVRLLAGVSFAAVAMPAAAQTAQTAPSQEISTEPAGETDATPENTIVVVGSRVANRTVADSPVPIDVISDSALQSSGLGEVNKILNQVVPSFNFPQPSIADGSDVTRPATLRGLSPDQTLVLVNGKRRHVSALLNINGTVGRGSAAVDMNQIPALAIGRIEVLRDGASSQYGSDAIAGVINVQLKSASDGGRAQVSFGKYVTTLNDVSNFGGLVLNGGQPVLDPADTRYLQANSDGQRKARDGELLTYGVNVGLPVGDGGFFNFTGEYRDRGFTNRQGYDLRPNYIRPSTTTFDTREASFNRLNFRYGDAKTQDFNFLINSEVPLGAADFYAFFTYGHRDGQSAANFRQQSAATNRDFSAVLPGATLSNANFVGLTPDGYLPFIQSRIDDLAGTGGIRTEIAGFKSDFSVGFGRNELSYRTTNSVNVSFGPDSQRNFDAGGLRFSQILANADLSRQFDIGLAGPLTFAFGGEYRHEIFEIRPGDPQSYRTGPFFVPTQTTTRANCDAQGGNFTAATGVCTFPGRTAAAGAQGFGGLPASARTNVDRDSFAGYLEFDADLFDGLTATAAGRYEHFSDFGDTLNGKLALRYEFTQGFAVRGSVSNGFRAPSLHQQFFTTTSTNFLAGVPVDVSTVPVNSPVARALGSQPLDPEKSLNLSAGFTANPFPGFNLTVDYFHIKIKDRIVLSENLGAAGVGTAAQNAAVKAILDANGFASVGAARFFLNGLDTTTQGVDAVATYRANLRGLGAWNFSAAYNYTQNKIDERLNNLSGLSQIPGLVLFGRVEGIRFERGQPRDKLVLATDGKIAGIGLSARTTRYGSVISPETTAPLGADALSLTALGPDDQRLSPKWVTDLSLSVDVRGAQLTVGADNVFDVYPDRRPFGPRPAAVGGSYPATYQFLPYSNFSPFGFNGRFLYAKLAIGF is encoded by the coding sequence ATGCGTCAGTACGTTCGTCTTCTGGCCGGCGTGTCCTTCGCCGCCGTGGCCATGCCGGCTGCGGCGCAGACCGCGCAGACCGCACCGAGCCAGGAAATCTCGACCGAACCCGCCGGTGAGACCGATGCGACGCCCGAGAACACGATCGTCGTCGTCGGCAGCCGCGTCGCCAATCGTACCGTCGCCGACAGCCCGGTGCCGATCGACGTCATCTCCGACAGCGCGCTGCAATCGTCGGGGCTGGGAGAGGTCAACAAGATCCTCAACCAAGTGGTGCCCTCGTTCAACTTCCCGCAGCCGTCGATCGCCGACGGGTCTGACGTGACGCGCCCCGCGACGCTGCGCGGCCTCAGCCCCGATCAGACGCTGGTGCTGGTCAACGGCAAGCGCCGGCACGTCTCCGCGCTGCTCAACATCAACGGCACCGTCGGGCGCGGCTCGGCGGCGGTCGACATGAACCAGATTCCGGCGCTGGCGATCGGGCGGATCGAAGTGCTGCGCGACGGCGCCTCGTCGCAATATGGCTCGGACGCGATCGCGGGCGTGATCAACGTCCAGCTCAAGAGCGCGAGCGACGGCGGCCGCGCGCAGGTGAGCTTCGGCAAGTACGTCACCACGCTCAATGACGTGTCGAATTTCGGCGGGCTGGTGCTGAACGGCGGACAGCCGGTGCTCGATCCCGCCGACACGCGCTACCTTCAGGCGAACAGCGACGGCCAGCGCAAGGCGCGCGACGGCGAGCTGCTGACCTACGGCGTCAACGTCGGCCTGCCGGTGGGTGACGGCGGGTTCTTCAACTTCACCGGCGAGTATCGCGACCGCGGCTTCACCAACCGCCAGGGCTATGACCTGCGGCCGAACTATATCCGCCCCTCGACGACGACGTTCGACACGCGCGAGGCATCGTTCAATCGACTCAACTTCCGCTACGGCGATGCGAAGACGCAGGACTTCAACTTCCTGATCAACTCGGAAGTCCCGCTGGGCGCGGCCGATTTCTACGCCTTCTTCACCTATGGCCATCGCGACGGCCAGTCGGCGGCGAACTTCCGCCAGCAGTCGGCGGCGACCAACCGCGACTTTTCCGCAGTGCTGCCAGGCGCGACGCTGAGCAACGCCAATTTCGTTGGGCTGACGCCGGACGGCTATCTGCCCTTCATCCAGTCGCGCATCGACGATCTCGCCGGTACCGGCGGCATTCGCACCGAAATCGCCGGGTTCAAGAGCGACTTCTCGGTCGGCTTCGGGCGCAACGAGCTGAGCTACCGCACCACCAACAGCGTCAACGTGTCGTTCGGGCCGGACAGCCAGCGCAATTTTGACGCCGGCGGGCTGCGTTTCTCGCAGATCCTCGCCAACGCCGATCTGTCGCGCCAGTTCGACATCGGCCTCGCCGGCCCGCTGACCTTCGCGTTCGGCGGCGAATATCGCCACGAGATCTTCGAGATTCGCCCGGGCGATCCGCAATCCTATCGCACCGGCCCGTTCTTCGTGCCGACGCAGACGACGACGCGGGCGAACTGCGACGCGCAGGGCGGCAACTTCACCGCCGCGACCGGCGTGTGCACCTTCCCGGGCCGCACCGCGGCGGCGGGCGCGCAGGGCTTCGGCGGGTTGCCCGCCTCGGCGCGCACCAACGTCGACCGTGACAGCTTCGCCGGCTACCTTGAGTTCGACGCCGACTTGTTCGACGGGCTGACCGCGACGGCGGCGGGCCGCTACGAGCATTTCAGCGATTTCGGCGATACGCTGAACGGCAAGCTCGCGCTGCGTTACGAGTTCACGCAGGGCTTTGCGGTGCGCGGCTCGGTGTCGAACGGCTTCCGCGCGCCGTCGCTGCACCAGCAGTTCTTCACCACCACCTCGACCAACTTCCTCGCCGGCGTGCCGGTGGACGTGTCGACGGTGCCGGTGAACAGCCCGGTGGCGCGCGCGCTCGGCTCGCAGCCGCTCGATCCCGAGAAGTCGCTCAACCTGTCAGCGGGCTTCACCGCCAACCCGTTCCCCGGCTTCAACCTCACGGTCGACTATTTCCATATCAAGATCAAAGACCGCATCGTGCTGTCGGAGAACCTCGGCGCGGCCGGCGTCGGCACCGCGGCGCAGAATGCCGCGGTGAAGGCGATCCTCGATGCGAACGGCTTCGCCAGCGTCGGCGCGGCGCGCTTCTTCCTCAACGGGCTCGACACGACGACGCAGGGTGTTGACGCGGTGGCGACCTATCGCGCCAACCTCCGCGGGCTCGGCGCGTGGAACTTCTCGGCGGCGTATAACTACACGCAGAACAAGATCGACGAGCGGCTGAACAACCTCAGCGGCCTGTCGCAGATCCCCGGCCTCGTCCTGTTCGGGCGCGTCGAGGGCATCCGCTTCGAACGCGGCCAGCCGCGCGACAAGCTGGTGTTGGCGACCGACGGCAAGATCGCCGGGATCGGCCTGTCGGCGCGCACCACGCGCTACGGCTCGGTGATCTCGCCAGAGACGACCGCGCCGCTCGGCGCGGATGCGCTCAGCCTTACCGCGCTCGGCCCCGACGATCAGCGGCTGAGCCCCAAGTGGGTGACCGACCTGTCGCTCAGCGTCGACGTGCGCGGCGCGCAGCTGACGGTGGGGGCGGACAATGTGTTCGACGTCTACCCCGATCGCCGCCCGTTCGGACCGCGTCCGGCGGCAGTCGGCGGCAGTTATCCGGCGACCTACCAGTTCCTGCCGTACAGCAATTTCTCGCCGTTCGGTTTCAACGGACGCTTCCTGTACGCGAAGCTCGCGATCGGCTTCTGA
- a CDS encoding nitroreductase — protein MFNDTSTPLALLASRRSGKPRDLVAPGPSEAQLAEMCAIASRTPDHGKLAPWRFVIVGDEQRDALAALLVDAYRAEKPDAKPHEFDAQVQFARQAPALVVVLSSPRLESPIPVWEQELSAGAACMNLLHAAHAMGFAAGWLTTWAAFAEPVRDAFGAAPERIAGFMFIGTPSRTLEERPRPDLATTVRKWTV, from the coding sequence ATGTTCAACGACACATCAACCCCGCTCGCGCTGCTCGCCTCGCGCCGCTCGGGCAAGCCGCGCGATCTGGTCGCACCGGGGCCGAGCGAGGCGCAGCTTGCCGAAATGTGCGCGATTGCCAGCCGCACCCCCGATCACGGCAAGCTCGCGCCGTGGCGCTTCGTGATCGTCGGCGACGAGCAGCGCGACGCGCTCGCCGCGCTGCTGGTCGATGCCTATCGCGCAGAGAAGCCCGACGCGAAGCCGCACGAGTTCGACGCGCAGGTGCAGTTCGCGCGGCAGGCGCCGGCATTGGTCGTGGTGCTGTCGTCGCCGCGGCTCGAGAGCCCGATCCCGGTGTGGGAGCAGGAACTGTCGGCCGGTGCCGCCTGCATGAACCTGCTCCATGCGGCGCACGCGATGGGCTTCGCCGCCGGGTGGCTGACGACCTGGGCGGCGTTCGCCGAGCCGGTGCGCGACGCGTTCGGTGCCGCGCCCGAGCGGATCGCCGGCTTCATGTTCATCGGCACCCCGTCGCGTACGCTGGAGGAGCGGCCGCGGCCCGATCTCGCGACGACTGTCCGGAAATGGACAGTCTAG
- a CDS encoding YdiU family protein, whose amino-acid sequence MTFRFDNSYARLPAHFHAPATAAPARAPRLIRVNHPLARELGLEPAMLESADGVAILSGQTVAEGSQPIALAYAGHQFGNFVPQLGDGRAILLGEVIDTKGRRRDIQLKGAGRTFYSRSGDGNAALGPVLREYLVSETMVALGIPTTRALAAVLTGETIVRDAELPGAIITRVAASHIRVGTFQFFAAREDVDALRLVADHVIERHYPDAASAERPYRALLDAVIAAQARLVAQWLLIGFIHGVMNTDNVSVAGETIDYGPCAFMDEYDPATVFSSIDRAGRYAYGNQPRIAHWNLTRLAEAMLPLLAEDSDAAIVDAQDALAAFGPAFERAYHGGLRRKLGLAGEEAGDIDLISELLTKMQQNQVDFTLFFRALGDAVAGDEEPARALFVDPTAYDEWAARWRARLSDTVGGEDRRAAMNAVNPAFIPRNHHVEAMIAAAVERDDFGPFEEMLAVLSRPYDDQPDYARYAQPPLAHERVAATFCGT is encoded by the coding sequence ATGACCTTCCGTTTCGACAACAGCTACGCCCGCCTGCCGGCCCACTTCCACGCCCCCGCCACCGCGGCGCCGGCGCGGGCACCGCGACTGATCCGCGTCAACCATCCGCTCGCGCGTGAGCTCGGGCTTGAGCCGGCAATGCTGGAAAGTGCCGACGGCGTCGCGATCCTTTCCGGCCAGACGGTGGCAGAAGGGTCGCAGCCGATCGCGCTCGCCTATGCCGGGCATCAGTTCGGCAATTTCGTGCCGCAGCTTGGCGACGGGCGCGCGATCCTGCTCGGCGAGGTGATCGACACGAAGGGGCGCCGGCGCGACATTCAGCTGAAGGGCGCCGGCCGCACCTTCTATTCGCGCAGCGGCGACGGCAACGCCGCGCTCGGCCCCGTGCTGCGCGAATATCTGGTCAGCGAAACGATGGTCGCGCTCGGCATTCCCACCACCCGCGCGCTCGCCGCGGTGCTGACGGGCGAGACGATCGTGCGCGACGCCGAGTTGCCCGGTGCGATCATCACGCGCGTCGCGGCGAGCCATATCCGCGTCGGGACCTTCCAGTTCTTCGCTGCGCGCGAGGACGTCGACGCGCTGCGCCTGGTCGCCGACCATGTCATCGAACGGCACTATCCCGATGCCGCATCGGCGGAGCGGCCGTATCGCGCGCTGCTCGACGCGGTGATCGCCGCGCAGGCGCGGCTTGTCGCGCAGTGGCTGCTGATCGGCTTCATTCACGGCGTGATGAACACCGACAACGTCTCCGTCGCGGGCGAGACGATCGACTACGGTCCGTGCGCCTTCATGGACGAGTACGACCCCGCCACCGTGTTCAGCTCGATCGACCGCGCAGGCCGATATGCCTATGGCAACCAGCCGCGTATCGCACACTGGAATCTGACGCGGCTGGCCGAGGCGATGCTGCCGCTCCTTGCCGAAGACAGCGACGCTGCGATCGTCGATGCGCAGGACGCGCTCGCCGCCTTCGGCCCCGCGTTCGAGCGCGCCTATCACGGCGGGCTGCGCCGCAAGCTCGGCCTCGCCGGTGAGGAAGCGGGCGACATCGATCTCATCAGCGAGCTGCTGACCAAGATGCAGCAGAACCAGGTCGACTTCACCTTGTTCTTCCGTGCGCTCGGCGATGCGGTTGCGGGCGACGAAGAGCCGGCGCGCGCATTGTTCGTCGATCCCACCGCTTATGACGAATGGGCGGCACGGTGGCGCGCGCGGCTGTCGGACACGGTGGGCGGCGAGGATCGCCGCGCGGCGATGAACGCGGTCAACCCAGCCTTTATCCCGCGCAACCACCATGTCGAAGCGATGATCGCCGCGGCGGTCGAGCGCGACGATTTCGGACCGTTCGAGGAGATGCTTGCCGTTCTGTCGCGCCCGTACGACGACCAGCCCGACTATGCGCGCTACGCGCAGCCGCCGCTGGCGCATGAGCGCGTCGCCGCCACCTTCTGCGGCACTTGA
- a CDS encoding YaiI/YqxD family protein, with the protein MSLRPAILVDADACPVKEEIYRVAYRLAVPVTIVSNAHLRVPAHPLVRRVVVSDGFDAADDWIADHADAAAVVVTADILLADRCIKAGASVLAPNGKPFTAASIGNAVAVRAIMSDLRAGGEQIGGPKPFGKEDRSRFLSALDTALVQLRRRYPA; encoded by the coding sequence GTGAGCCTGCGCCCTGCCATCCTCGTTGACGCCGATGCCTGCCCGGTGAAGGAGGAGATCTACCGCGTCGCCTATCGCCTCGCGGTGCCCGTCACCATCGTCAGTAACGCGCACCTGCGCGTGCCCGCGCACCCGCTGGTCCGCCGCGTCGTCGTGTCCGACGGGTTTGACGCCGCCGACGACTGGATCGCCGACCATGCCGACGCCGCCGCGGTCGTGGTGACGGCGGACATTCTGCTTGCCGACCGCTGCATCAAGGCAGGTGCGAGCGTGCTCGCCCCCAATGGCAAGCCGTTCACCGCCGCGTCGATCGGCAATGCGGTGGCGGTGCGCGCGATCATGAGCGATCTTCGCGCGGGCGGCGAGCAAATCGGCGGACCCAAGCCGTTCGGCAAGGAAGATCGTTCGCGCTTCCTTTCGGCGCTGGACACCGCGCTCGTCCAGCTGCGCCGCCGCTATCCGGCGTAA
- a CDS encoding AI-2E family transporter, translating into MAIRRHRVENGGLITFLVLITIALMLIVSSFAGALLWAALAALLFQPLFQRMLARAPDKRNRAAALTLLIITVAVVIPALIVASLVVDQAAGVYAQMRSGQINFATYFDQIHDALPTRLQRMLDNAGFGSFDRAQAQITQAVGSSASMLAQRALSIGANAAAFLLAFGVGLYVTYFLLRDGERIGPAVVRALPLERNVAQRLSDKFVAVVRATIKGSGVVALVQGALGAITFWIVGLPAALLWGVLMAIAALLPAIGPAIIWGPVAIYLLATGAIWQAAVVIVSGVVVIGLADNILRPILVGRDTGIPDWLVLVTTLGGIDLVGLSGIVVGPLVGALFLTGWQILREQREARAEPTESAKGIATDGVPGTTG; encoded by the coding sequence ATGGCTATCCGGCGACATCGCGTCGAGAACGGCGGGTTGATCACGTTTCTGGTGCTGATCACGATCGCGCTGATGCTGATCGTGTCGAGCTTCGCCGGCGCCTTGCTGTGGGCCGCGCTCGCAGCGCTGCTGTTCCAGCCGCTGTTCCAGCGCATGCTCGCCCGCGCGCCCGACAAGCGCAATCGCGCGGCCGCGCTGACGCTGCTGATCATCACCGTCGCGGTCGTCATCCCGGCGCTGATCGTCGCCAGCCTGGTCGTCGACCAGGCCGCCGGCGTCTACGCGCAGATGCGCAGCGGGCAGATCAATTTCGCGACCTATTTCGACCAGATCCACGATGCGCTGCCGACGCGGCTGCAACGTATGCTCGACAATGCCGGATTCGGCAGCTTCGATCGCGCACAGGCGCAGATCACGCAGGCGGTGGGCAGCAGCGCGAGCATGCTGGCGCAGCGCGCGCTGTCGATCGGCGCGAATGCCGCGGCGTTCCTGCTCGCGTTCGGCGTCGGCCTCTACGTCACCTACTTCCTGCTGCGCGACGGCGAGCGGATCGGGCCGGCGGTCGTGCGCGCACTGCCGCTCGAGCGGAACGTGGCGCAGCGGCTCAGCGACAAGTTCGTCGCAGTGGTGCGCGCGACGATCAAGGGCTCGGGCGTCGTCGCACTGGTGCAGGGCGCGCTGGGCGCGATCACCTTCTGGATTGTCGGATTGCCCGCCGCGCTGTTGTGGGGCGTGCTGATGGCGATCGCCGCGCTGCTGCCGGCGATCGGTCCGGCGATCATCTGGGGGCCGGTCGCGATCTACCTGCTCGCGACGGGCGCGATCTGGCAGGCGGCGGTCGTGATCGTGTCGGGCGTCGTCGTGATCGGGCTGGCGGACAATATCCTGCGCCCGATCCTGGTCGGCCGCGATACGGGCATTCCGGACTGGCTGGTGCTGGTGACGACGCTGGGCGGGATCGACCTCGTCGGCCTGAGCGGGATCGTCGTCGGCCCGCTCGTCGGCGCGCTGTTCCTGACCGGCTGGCAAATCCTGCGCGAGCAGCGCGAAGCCCGCGCGGAGCCGACTGAATCGGCGAAAGGCATAGCAACGGACGGGGTGCCGGGTACGACCGGCTAG
- a CDS encoding helix-turn-helix transcriptional regulator, with protein sequence MSMMETDVRGLDAVASLSERERTVLRMVHGGYQTDEIARALGRSPNTIENQVASARRKLGGVTRRQAARMLDAADDAGLTDDAPRRVGPSDPVHSASGSPTNKPFAIPETIRNGDDTIRRPAMVQEERAIFLPEPLVARPVREQPASLDGRISTVAMIVATTIGIIVIFAATPMLVESFRAFTAWIIRTFY encoded by the coding sequence ATGAGCATGATGGAGACTGACGTGCGCGGGCTCGATGCCGTCGCATCGCTGAGCGAGCGGGAACGCACCGTGCTGCGCATGGTGCACGGCGGCTACCAGACCGATGAGATCGCGCGCGCGCTCGGCCGCTCGCCCAATACGATCGAGAATCAGGTCGCCAGCGCGCGTCGCAAGCTGGGTGGCGTGACGCGGCGGCAGGCGGCGCGAATGCTCGACGCAGCTGATGATGCTGGACTGACCGACGATGCACCGCGGCGTGTTGGCCCGTCGGACCCCGTGCATTCGGCTAGTGGTTCACCCACTAACAAGCCATTCGCTATCCCCGAAACCATCCGGAACGGTGATGACACGATCCGTCGCCCGGCGATGGTTCAGGAAGAGCGAGCGATCTTCCTTCCCGAACCACTGGTGGCGCGACCGGTCCGCGAGCAGCCAGCATCGCTCGATGGCCGGATCTCGACCGTCGCGATGATCGTCGCGACGACCATCGGGATCATCGTGATCTTTGCCGCCACGCCGATGCTCGTCGAAAGCTTCCGGGCTTTCACCGCGTGGATCATCCGAACCTTTTACTAG
- a CDS encoding peptide MFS transporter, with amino-acid sequence MGHPKGLYVLFFAEMWERFSYYGMRALLIFYLTKHWLFDDGKSNLIYGAYTSLVYITPVLGGYLADRYLGQRKAVVFGAVLLTLGHLLMAVEGDGGQGSAAINVFWMALAFIIVGSGFLKANISVIVGQLYPLTDVRRDGAYTIFYIGINTGAALGTIMAGWLGETYGWAYGFGAAGIGMLLGLVVFVLGKPLLLGKGEAPRPLSKKLEWSLYGIGLAAIVVIWALVQYQSVIQTLLIISGVALLGYVLFESFKLEPHARDRMFAVLFLIALNPVFWGLFEQAGGSLNLYTDRYVDRGGVPASLFQSINPIYIVLLGPIFAGLWVWLGKRGLEPSAPAKFGLALAQVGLSFLVFVWGAHTVGVEVATPVFFVFAIYFLQTTGELCLSPVGLSAMNRLAPKHLASLIMGAWFYMTAVGNFVAGKIGEATGGESGEMTKEATLAVYSTIGWWTIGIAAVVLALSPFVRRLMHLDTLRNDGDHAMAGEAELAEPQAAGVNPAAATRH; translated from the coding sequence ATGGGTCATCCCAAGGGCCTGTACGTCCTGTTCTTCGCCGAGATGTGGGAGCGCTTCTCCTATTACGGCATGCGCGCGCTGCTGATCTTCTACCTCACCAAGCACTGGCTGTTCGACGACGGCAAGTCGAACCTGATCTACGGCGCCTATACCAGCCTCGTCTACATCACCCCCGTGCTCGGCGGCTATCTCGCCGATCGCTATCTCGGGCAGCGCAAGGCGGTGGTGTTCGGCGCGGTGCTGCTGACGCTCGGCCACCTGCTGATGGCGGTCGAGGGCGACGGCGGGCAGGGATCGGCGGCGATCAACGTCTTCTGGATGGCGCTCGCCTTCATCATCGTCGGCTCGGGCTTTCTGAAGGCGAACATTTCGGTGATCGTCGGCCAGCTCTATCCGCTGACCGACGTCCGCCGGGACGGCGCCTACACGATCTTTTACATCGGGATTAACACTGGCGCCGCGCTCGGCACGATCATGGCCGGCTGGCTCGGCGAGACCTATGGCTGGGCCTATGGCTTCGGCGCGGCAGGGATCGGCATGCTGCTCGGCCTCGTCGTGTTCGTCCTCGGCAAGCCGCTGCTGCTCGGCAAGGGCGAGGCGCCGCGCCCGCTCAGCAAAAAGCTCGAATGGTCGCTCTACGGCATCGGCCTCGCCGCGATCGTGGTGATCTGGGCGCTGGTCCAGTATCAGAGCGTCATCCAGACGCTGCTGATCATCTCGGGCGTCGCGCTGCTCGGCTACGTCCTGTTCGAGAGCTTCAAGCTCGAGCCGCATGCGCGTGACCGCATGTTCGCCGTCTTGTTCCTAATTGCGCTCAACCCCGTTTTCTGGGGCCTGTTCGAACAGGCGGGCGGCAGCCTCAACCTCTATACCGATCGCTACGTCGATCGTGGCGGGGTGCCTGCCTCGCTGTTCCAGTCGATCAACCCGATCTACATCGTGCTGCTCGGCCCGATCTTCGCTGGTCTATGGGTGTGGCTCGGCAAGCGCGGGCTCGAGCCCTCGGCCCCTGCCAAGTTCGGCCTCGCACTGGCGCAGGTCGGTCTGTCGTTCTTGGTGTTCGTGTGGGGCGCGCATACCGTCGGCGTCGAGGTCGCGACGCCGGTGTTCTTCGTCTTCGCCATCTACTTCCTGCAGACCACCGGCGAATTGTGCCTCAGCCCCGTTGGATTGAGCGCGATGAACCGGCTCGCGCCCAAGCACCTCGCAAGCCTCATCATGGGCGCGTGGTTCTACATGACGGCAGTGGGCAATTTCGTCGCCGGCAAGATCGGCGAGGCGACGGGCGGCGAGAGCGGCGAGATGACCAAGGAGGCGACGCTCGCGGTCTATTCGACGATCGGCTGGTGGACGATCGGCATCGCCGCGGTCGTGCTCGCGCTGAGCCCGTTCGTCCGTCGCCTGATGCACCTCGATACGCTGCGCAACGACGGCGACCATGCGATGGCGGGCGAGGCGGAACTCGCCGAGCCGCAGGCGGCGGGTGTCAACCCCGCCGCAGCGACGCGCCACTGA
- a CDS encoding RadC family protein, with translation MEHSAAGAAGGGDLAAPAPAAAILARILTGVVDEPRRTAAALIGEFGSLGGLLAGSSNRIERLAGSGVAPLVDALGQAVHEILHERIAERPLLGDWVALLDYLRADLAHRRIEQVRLLHLDAGNRLIRDELLSEGTVDGAPVPVREVVASCLELGSAALILVHNHPSGDPQPSKADIAITHALAAVCRQIGIVVHDHLIIAAAGHVSLRARGDLA, from the coding sequence ATCGAGCATTCCGCAGCTGGTGCTGCTGGCGGCGGCGATCTGGCGGCACCCGCGCCGGCCGCAGCGATCCTCGCCCGGATCCTGACGGGGGTTGTCGACGAGCCGCGTCGCACGGCGGCGGCGCTGATCGGGGAATTCGGCTCGCTCGGCGGGCTGCTGGCGGGGTCCAGCAATCGGATCGAGCGGCTGGCCGGCAGCGGGGTCGCGCCGCTGGTCGATGCACTGGGCCAGGCGGTGCACGAGATATTGCACGAACGGATCGCCGAACGCCCGCTGCTCGGCGACTGGGTGGCACTGCTCGATTACCTCCGCGCCGACCTGGCGCACCGCCGGATCGAACAGGTACGCCTGCTGCATCTCGACGCCGGCAACCGGCTGATCCGCGACGAGCTCTTGAGCGAGGGCACCGTCGACGGCGCGCCCGTGCCGGTGCGCGAGGTGGTGGCAAGCTGTCTCGAACTCGGCTCTGCGGCGCTGATCCTCGTCCACAATCACCCATCGGGCGATCCGCAGCCGAGCAAGGCCGACATCGCCATCACCCACGCGCTGGCGGCGGTATGCCGGCAGATCGGCATCGTGGTGCACGACCACCTGATCATCGCCGCCGCCGGGCACGTCAGCCTTCGTGCGCGCGGCGATCTGGCGTGA